The following proteins are encoded in a genomic region of Palaemon carinicauda isolate YSFRI2023 chromosome 19, ASM3689809v2, whole genome shotgun sequence:
- the LOC137658951 gene encoding apical junction molecule-like, whose translation MGNESRDLERIGNKSRDLERIGNESRDLERIGNESRELERIGNESRDLERIGNESRDLERMGNESRDLERMGNESRDLERMGNESRDLERMGNESRDLERIGNKSRDLERIGNESRDLERMGNESRDLERMGNESRDLERMGNESRDLERMGNESRDLERMGNESRDLERMGNESRDLERMGNESRDLERIGNESRDLERIGNESRDLERIGNESRDLERIGNESRDLERIGNESRDLERIGNESRDLERMGNESRDLERIGNKSRDLERIGNESRDLERIGNESRDLERIGNESRDPERI comes from the coding sequence ATGGGAAATGAATCTCGTGACCTAGAAAGAATAGGAAATAAATCTCGTGACCTAGAGAGAATAGGAAACGAATCTCGTGACCTAGAAAGAATAGGAAATGAATCTCGTGAACTAGAAAGAATAGGAAATGAATCTCGTGACCTAGAAAGAATAGGAAATGAATCTCGTGACCTAGAAAGAATGGGAAATGAATCTCGTGACCTAGAAAGAATGGGAAATGAATCTCGTGACCTAGAAAGAATGGGAAATGAATCTCGTGACCTAGAAAGAATGGGAAATGAATCTCGTGACCTAGAAAGAATAGGAAATAAATCTCGTGACCTAGAGAGAATAGGAAACGAATCTCGTGACCTAGAAAGAATGGGAAATGAATCTCGTGACCTAGAAAGAATGGGAAATGAATCTCGTGACCTAGAAAGAATGGGAAATGAATCTCGTGACCTAGAAAGAATGGGAAATGAATCTCGTGACCTAGAAAGAATGGGAAATGAATCTCGTGACCTAGAAAGAATGGGAAATGAATCTCGTGACCTAGAAAGAATGGGAAATGAATCTCGTGACCTAGAGAGAATAGGAAACGAATCTCGTGACCTAGAAAGAATAGGAAATGAATCTCGTGACCTAGAAAGAATAGGAAATGAATCTCGTGACCTAGAAAGAATAGGAAACGAATCTCGTGACCTAGAAAGAATAGGAAATGAATCTCGTGACCTAGAAAGAATAGGAAATGAATCTCGTGACCTAGAAAGAATGGGAAATGAATCTCGTGACCTAGAAAGAATAGGAAATAAATCTCGTGACCTAGAGAGAATAGGAAACGAATCTCGTGACCTAGAAAGAATAGGAAATGAATCTCGTGACCTAGAAAGAATAGGAAATGAATCTCGTGACCCAGAGAGAATATGA